The following is a genomic window from Anaerolineae bacterium.
ACGGGCGAGACCTACACCGTGGAGGACCTGCTCACCGTGGGCAAGCGGGCCTGGAACCTGAAGCGGCTGCTCAACCTGCGGCTGGGCCACACACCCGCCGACGACCGGCTGCCCAAGCCGCTACTGGAGCCCTACGCCGACGGCGGCGCGGCCGGGTATCGCATCCCCTTCGCCGAGATGC
Proteins encoded in this region:
- a CDS encoding aldehyde ferredoxin oxidoreductase codes for the protein TGETYTVEDLLTVGKRAWNLKRLLNLRLGHTPADDRLPKPLLEPYADGGAAGYRIPFAEMLAAYYQVRGWDPATGAPTAETLKRLGLDTLS